The Candidatus Microthrix subdominans genome includes a window with the following:
- a CDS encoding phosphotransferase produces MPTPGHSGASVEFVEADDGPELVVKTGPVGPDAPWGNVADEVARLEWAAGVGAPVPRVVKFTDHGDGTATLVTERLGGFEATRKEARARPEGLVDLFGKALRVWHDNLPVADCPFRSDWTTRLDVARTRIDAGKATAADLDPAYQRIDFDVLLASLDRPNPDDPDDLVVIHGDPSLPNMIIGGGGLSGWVDIGRLGVGSRWCDLMIGATTVASNLGPLLVPALFEAYGVDIADTLAVDGYQLLEQFL; encoded by the coding sequence GTGCCCACCCCTGGGCACAGCGGTGCGTCGGTCGAGTTCGTGGAGGCCGATGACGGTCCGGAGCTGGTCGTCAAGACCGGCCCGGTTGGACCGGACGCTCCCTGGGGCAACGTCGCCGACGAGGTCGCCCGGCTCGAGTGGGCGGCAGGGGTCGGCGCCCCGGTGCCTCGGGTGGTGAAGTTCACCGACCATGGCGACGGTACCGCCACCTTGGTGACCGAACGCCTGGGCGGGTTCGAAGCGACGCGCAAGGAGGCGCGGGCGCGTCCCGAGGGACTGGTCGACCTGTTCGGCAAGGCGTTGCGGGTGTGGCACGACAACCTGCCGGTCGCCGACTGCCCGTTCCGCAGCGACTGGACGACCCGCCTGGACGTCGCCCGAACCCGCATCGACGCTGGGAAGGCCACAGCGGCCGACCTCGACCCCGCCTATCAGCGGATCGACTTCGACGTGTTGTTGGCCTCGCTCGATCGACCGAACCCCGACGACCCCGACGATCTGGTCGTCATCCACGGCGACCCGTCGCTGCCCAACATGATCATCGGCGGCGGCGGGCTGTCCGGCTGGGTGGACATCGGTCGGCTCGGGGTCGGGTCGCGTTGGTGCGACCTGATGATCGGGGCGACGACGGTGGCCTCCAACCTTGGTCCGCTGTTGGTGCCGGCCCTGTTCGAGGCCTACGGCGTCGACATCGCCGACACGCTGGCGGTCGACGGCTACCAGCTGCTCGAGCAGTTCCTGTAG
- a CDS encoding SDR family oxidoreductase, with protein sequence MPSAPGPSPARSGSARPAALITGATGGIGRALVGALADHRQVLLGRDAAVLAGLAEELPEASWVAADLSQPEDLELILGVGAALPRRLDLLIHAAGAVRVAPLEHQHPEAWAEALAVNLAGPAELTRLCLPALRAARGRVVFINSTAGLVANPNWTSYAASKWGLRGFADALRHEVAPDGVRVATLFPSRTDTDMQRAVRKQEGGTYNADEYLDPTAVAQAVRAIVDAGGDADWTDLTVRPLR encoded by the coding sequence ATGCCGTCTGCTCCCGGGCCCTCCCCTGCCAGGTCAGGCTCCGCCAGGCCGGCGGCCCTGATCACCGGTGCCACCGGGGGCATCGGCCGTGCCTTGGTGGGCGCACTCGCCGACCATCGTCAGGTCCTGCTCGGGCGCGACGCCGCCGTGCTCGCCGGGTTGGCCGAAGAACTGCCCGAGGCCAGCTGGGTGGCCGCCGACCTCAGCCAACCCGAGGACCTGGAGCTGATCCTCGGTGTCGGGGCCGCGCTGCCCCGACGCCTCGACCTGCTGATCCACGCGGCCGGTGCGGTGCGGGTGGCACCGCTCGAGCACCAGCACCCCGAAGCGTGGGCAGAGGCTCTGGCGGTCAACCTGGCCGGACCGGCCGAGCTGACCCGCCTGTGCCTTCCGGCGCTGCGGGCCGCACGCGGCCGGGTGGTGTTCATCAACTCGACCGCCGGGTTGGTCGCCAATCCCAACTGGACCTCGTACGCCGCCTCAAAATGGGGTCTGCGGGGTTTCGCCGACGCGCTGCGCCACGAAGTGGCGCCGGACGGGGTGCGGGTCGCCACGCTGTTCCCCTCTCGGACCGACACCGACATGCAGCGGGCGGTCCGCAAGCAGGAGGGCGGCACCTACAACGCTGACGAGTACCTCGACCCGACTGCGGTGGCGCAGGCAGTGCGCGCCATCGTCGACGCCGGTGGCGACGCGGACTGGACCGACCTCACCGTCCGTCCGCTGCGTTGA
- a CDS encoding DNA-3-methyladenine glycosylase I: protein MANATDPDTAEPSSPGEGLAVGEDGRVRCAWGIHPDIYRTYHDTEWGRPVTDERAIFEKLCLEGFQAGLSWLTILSKRPAFRERFDGFDPEVLAAWGESEVEAALGDAGIVRNRAKVEATVGNARATLDLWVAGDSLSELLWSCGGASGSSPEAALPEATALSKALKKRGFRFVGPTTVYSTLQSLGVVNDHPARCWVHADCQAEQDRARGRLADSTG, encoded by the coding sequence ATGGCGAACGCAACCGATCCCGACACGGCGGAACCATCTTCTCCCGGCGAAGGCCTGGCCGTCGGTGAGGACGGGCGGGTGAGGTGCGCCTGGGGCATCCACCCCGACATCTATCGCACCTACCACGACACCGAGTGGGGTCGGCCGGTCACCGACGAACGGGCGATCTTTGAAAAGCTGTGCCTGGAGGGATTCCAGGCCGGTCTGTCATGGCTGACCATCCTGTCGAAGCGCCCGGCGTTCCGCGAGCGCTTTGATGGCTTCGATCCTGAGGTGCTGGCCGCCTGGGGCGAATCCGAGGTGGAGGCTGCGCTGGGCGACGCCGGCATCGTGCGCAACCGGGCCAAGGTGGAGGCCACCGTCGGCAACGCCCGGGCGACCCTCGATCTGTGGGTGGCGGGCGACTCGCTGAGCGAGCTGCTGTGGTCGTGCGGAGGCGCCTCGGGGTCATCGCCCGAGGCAGCCCTTCCTGAGGCGACAGCACTGTCCAAGGCACTCAAGAAGCGGGGCTTTCGCTTCGTTGGTCCGACGACGGTGTATTCGACACTCCAGTCGCTCGGGGTCGTCAACGACCACCCGGCCCGGTGCTGGGTGCACGCCGACTGCCAGGCCGAACAGGACCGGGCACGCGGGCGGCTGGCAGACTCCACCGGGTGA